The Opisthocomus hoazin isolate bOpiHoa1 chromosome 9, bOpiHoa1.hap1, whole genome shotgun sequence genomic sequence CATTCAGAAATTGGAAGGTAAAGGTTACAATTAAACTGCACTTTACTCCTCTCCCCCTTTTTTCAGATAAGGGCATCAGATTTGTCCTCTTGCTTACATATTCAAAACTGACATACCTTCATAATCTCCCTGTTCGTTTATGGAAAGGGTAAACACATATGGCTTGTCAGGATCTTTGTGGTCAATGTGTCTGAATATAAACTGTAATTGTTCATCTAAAGCAAACACAAACAGAATTAATTAACACCATTAACTTCTGCTGGAAAGTCACAATGATGACTAAAAATCACAATACTAAGCTACAGTTTCAATTAATATTCTTAGAACACTCACAAATTAAGCAACCTTGCTCTCTTTGAaagacaaatacattttaatgtgcCCTATTTCGCCATTTGAGAGACAGTGGTAACACCTGGGCTGGGACAATTCTTCAGTTGTGTAAGCTGGTATGTTCTTCACGACGGAGTCCAACATTAACCACATCGTACATGGAAACTACAGAAGCTACCAAAACTTACTGTGAATTCTGCGTATCTCCAGTCCAAGCCGTTCTTCAAACAATACTTTAGACTTGCACAGTCGTTCCACTCTCTCCTTAGCAGCTTTGGTTTTAGATGATATTACTAGAATTTTAAAAGCCACCATAAATATCAAAGTAAAGGTAAAACAAGCACATAAAAAAATAGAGTAGTAGAAAAGCCCATCAAGAGCAAGTGTTGAAAACAATTCCTCCTCTCTTTAGAAAGATTTACTTATTATCCTTTgcttactttcctttttcttcatcaaCTCTTCTTTAAGCTCTTGGATGCTGTCAGTCAAATCCttcttttgttcttcttcatGATTCAggttagattttatttctgtcaaGTGCTCTTGATTTTCTGATATGCGTTGGCTCTGCTGGAGAATCTCTGAAAGGAAGCAAGAAAATATGAACATATGCAGCTGATTAATTAGGTCGCTGCTATTTAGCACTTATCTGTGTAGTCTGAGCTGACTCATTTATAAATCTAGTGAAATGCATGCTATCTCAGCTGAAGAGAGAAATCAGCATAACTATACTGAGAGCATCAAAGAAAAGCTTCAAGTGAAAGTTATTCAGAAGAGAAGCTACTAAGTAGGGAGCTCCTCTGATACTTCAGTCAGATGCAATTTGTTTCTGGTGCCAGCACTATATACATCTTCAAAGCATGAGGATGGTGTATCCTGTCCACAGACAAATAATTTGACAGAAAGCAAGGAATGGCAACACTGACTGATACTAGAGTTGCAATTATTTTTACCTGATACTCTGATGTTTAACTACAAAATTCAGAGTAGTGAATCCTAGACAGGCTTACTGAATTCTATTACTGATATGGAAGAGACATAAGTAACTTTAGAATATTTAACTTACTAAGCAATTTACTTTTCCTATTGCAGTCAGCAAGTTCTGGTACTTTGTTGTTTTAAGTACTTAAGAACCAAACCCCTTACACAGAAAGCTTCTACCTgatctttatctttttgtatTATCAGTGTTTTCCTACAAATTGCTCATGACTTGCAATTTACATCCTGTAACCAAACATGTTTGGTTTTAATTCCGTCTTCACTCTGATGTTGCCATTTACCTCTTTAAATGGGAAGTTAAACATATTATTCAACTGTATTAAGTTAATTTTAGAACTGTTAGTAACAACAAAAAGACACCATACTATACCACTGCTATACTCCTGAATTTTATCAATCATCAGGTCCCCTTCTTTTAACTTCTTGGACCATTTCTCTGTAATAGAAAGTTATCTCAGTTATCTGAAGAAGTTTGATGGTAATTTGGAAAAAGTAGAGGTAACAGTAACACAGAGCCTTTTTACCTGAAAGCGCTTTTATGGACTCCTTGCATGAATCTCTCAGTGCTAAAGTCTGATTGATCTGTTCAGTGCCATAAACGGCCTTTAATTTGGTCCAAAactctttcatttctctttcaaagAGCATTATTTCATCTTCTGTCTTTATATTAGCCATAGTGCTGCAACAGACATGTAAGcgaataaataaaatacagcatcaAGAGAGGCAAGACAACTACCGCAGTCATAATCGCCGGGCAGCCCTCCAGGGCTGCACGTATCCCGTCGGCCCGTCACTGGAACCTCTTCCCATCAGCTGTGTCGTTATCCACACTACAACGCGCACTAACggtaaggccaggctggatggagctctgagcaacctggcctagtgcaaggtgtccctgcccatggcaggggggttggaaccggatctttaaggtcccttccagcccaaaccatcctatgattccgTTCGCTGCTCCGCCAGCGATGGGTTATCTGTCTCAggaggcggccgggcccgggcccgcttCCCCCCTGCCGCCGGGCCGCTCCCGCCCCTTCGCCGCCCTCCCGCGGGGCTCGCTCCGagccgggcccgctccccgcgctcgcagcccaggccgaggggcggctgcggagggtcgtgtgtcccccccagcGAGCTGTTAGCGGCGGTGCTGGGCCAGGGCCGCAGCCTGCCCGGGGGAGCGGGACAGGACAAGCAGCCCCTGCACCCACCAGCTTTCAAACCGCCGGCGCCTTCCCGCCTCCCAACGGCTGCTTTCTAACTGGGCACCGCCTCGCAACAAGCGCGCCGCTGATTGGCTCGGCCAtcctccccgccgccgctggAGCCGCAGggcctgctgggagctgccggcGCCGTTGCCACGGTAACGGTCCCCCGGGGCGAGGCGGCGCCGCCATGACgtgagggctgggctgggccgggccgggccggggcggggcgggccgggcggtGCCCGCCGTGCAGCCGCTCGGGGCCTGCGGAGGCGGTCGGTgacggtgctggggggggggggggtcggctgCGAGTCGCTCTCGTTCTCTGGGAAGCGGCTGCTGGGATGGCGCGAGCCGTGTTCTCAGGGCCCCCGGAGGGGGCGGCGGCTGGGCTGCctgcagcgccgggccgggggccggggggccgccctgGGGGGCCGGGCGCGGTTCGTGCGAGGGCCTGCTCCGTGCTGAGCGGAGCCGTGCTCGAGTCGGGGAGCAGGCTGCCCGCTTTGCACTCCGCTGAAGCCGGAGCTCGTTTCCAGCGCCTGGCTTATTCACGAAGCGTTGCTGGGGTAAGCTGGTCGTGAGGTTTGTCGCACTCCTGAATTGCCTTGTAATTCCCCAAGCCTGAAGTCTCTCCTAAGTGTAAAACTATGCACCTACCTTTATGACAGCTAAATTTACCTTATTTTATATGTAAGTAGTAGTATATATAAGTAAACAATAAAAATCTAATCTTCAAGGTAGATCTTTGTGATGGGAGACTGACATACGGCAGTAACTGTAGCCCTTTTATGAACAAAACCAcaatgcagcagccctgcctgtgcccagTGAAACACCTGTCATAAGCCTCTGTCATTGTGATTGTCCTTACCCCACCATGCCTAATTTTTCTCCAGTTGGGTATATTCCCTTTTGGCTCTGGATAAGTGCTAGCTTGTGACCCCAGGTAACCAGCCTTCAGCTTACCGTGGAAGCTACTTGCTAACCATTTTGTTACCATAGCTATTGAATTTCTCCTAACTTTAATTTACTGTAGTGCTATTCAGATGATCTCAGAATAATGTGAACTTAGGAAAGTTTTGAGGATTGCTGTCTGAAACCATTAGTTactcttcccccccaccagaCCCAGAGCAAAGTCTGAGCTGAGGCCACCAACCATTAGTTGCATTATTCTTCTGTAAACGGTTACTGCTGGTGGATAGCACTTCTACTTAATTGTATTTCTGTCCCATTTGACTTGGACCAACTTCTCCAGATTTCAGTTTCTTCAGCATTAGTCCGAAAACTAATTATGAGACCACTGTTTCTTACCTGCCTCAGATAAATATACTGAGGTTGGGCTGGTTCAAGGATGATTACTTAGCCACGTACAAATTTGGGTGTTCTGGAGCCTGTactttgtggctttttttgcCTAGGaccatttctctctttttcccgaTCACACCTTAAACCTAGCCATGAATGCTGCCAGTATAAAGTTTAAATATTGCCCCTGACATCACTAGCCTTTGTTATTTGAGCTCATCACTTCCTGTATACAAAATTTTCCCAGCTGCTGGCATTTAGCAAATACAAGTTCATCTAATCTAAACAAATCCTGAATTCTAAtccataatcttttggtgggttCTTCAGTCTGGTCTCTTCTGAATCCTTTCGTTAACATACATAGCTGCTGTGTTCACCCCACAGCAGCTGGCACTAGCTCCAAAATGTTAGGTATCTTTCTTCATCAGTGAGGTTTCTCTGGATTTCATTAGTTCTGTTCCTTTGTTTTAGACTTTCACCAGCCAAAAACTATATACAACCTGTGACATCTACTAGCACAGTCCATACCTTAATTGATCTTTTTTCTGGCTGGTTTGTGAGTCCTTCCTCAGGGTTTTCTAGAGATGCGAACTCACAGTATAACCTACCCTCAGCCTTACTTTCCCTCTATGAACTCCTGCCACAGTCAGCTTGCCAGCTGCGTGTTTAAATGAAGCGTGGTGGTTTTAGCAGGCACTAGTTCTCTGTTCAAACTGACAGCTTTTACCAACCGCAAACAGAAATGTGGCCTCGTGACCTAAACTAGCACAGGTCATACGCTTCTTAAATCCTCGGTTAGGTCTGATTCAAGAGGCTCCATAGTCAGAAACGCTGGCACCTAACCTTACTGTAACTCTAACTTgttctgaatgtttttttctcGATGCCTGTCATACCAAGCCACAGGGTAGTCATGGATGGAAGAAAGTTTGAACAGTGATTTACTCTATTTCTAGCTCTATGAGCTTTGCTGGAGACAATGTAATTGTACCGCGTACCCCTTTTCTGCATTTGCCAGCTCTTCACAGATGTCTTTGTAACCCTAGGGTGCTTCGTTAAACTTCAGGGTCTGAGACGTACGGTTAACCTGCAATCAAACTGAAGGGCAAGCTATTGCCAACAAAGATCTGTTGCTTTATGTTATTGCTAGCTCAAAGTCCATACTGGCCTATTCCAGTGCTGGGTTAAGGTGTAGGTGAGAGGTGTAGTGCAGGGTCGGAGAGCTACTGCAGATTGGGTGGAAACTGCTAAGGGAACACAAAATTGAAGAACTGGTGCTAACAGACTCAGCCACTTCTCTTGGCAGGTTTCTGACCTCACTGGGCTATGGTTGGCATAGGGCTGGCTTCAGGGATTACAGAATGGCAATAAATAAGGCAGTAATCTTATtggaaagggaacaaaaaaaatacagtggaGATTGTGGCCCTTATGGGTCCAGACTCCATTTCTGCTTGCGGTTTATGGAACTTGAAGGATTTTTATTCGCTGTTAAACTCTAGGTTGCTTGTGATTTCTAACAAGTAGCTTTTCATACTTAAAATTGCAACAACTAGAATTCCTTATATGTGACTTTTTGATTAACATGTCAGAATTGTATTCCAGGCATTGTTTGTATCATTTACACTGTTacacataaaaacacacacaaatataaacAAGTATTAAGGTCTGGCAGTTACTGTTCTATTGCAAACACAAGTTTTGTTAGTTTCCTGTATTTGCATAATTAACTTTATAGCAAGGAATAATGACAGTGTAGTAACTAGGAAAGATTAGATTAAGGTGGCAGACCCAAGAGAAAGCAACTGGTTCATGTTAGCGATTGCTAAACCTCTACTGGTCAGTCCAACCCTAAAGAAGCCTGACTTTAATTAGGGCTGCCTGGACCCAGTGAGGAATGCTTGAGggaataaaatatgaaaagaaagaaagaaagagcttGAAAGATTCTTCTCTTCCTAAATCTAAAATTAAGATGTATCTTCTCAGTGTTCCATTTGGAAAATACTCATACCTAATAAAACAGCTGTCAGTTGTCGTACACAATGTCTGCTTGTGAACTTACTAAATTGCTAGTTAATCCTTGTAGCTGGTCCAGTGCCAATGAAAACACTGATGTGGAAATTAACGTTATTGTTCAAGTAAGCATAATGTACCAGAAAGTTAGACATAGTACATAGGCCTCCATTAACAGTGTTTTagaaaatgtttgctttgatgtcttttccttcccttgcaaACATTTGCTTAACAACATCTGATATCCATTATGTAATATTTGCTCTAATATGTAGGTGTTAAGCAGCTGTAAACATTTTATCCTCCCTTCAGTGAATCATCAACATGATTCTTGGTTCTACATTATTGCCAAGTATATATAGATTTTTGGATAGCCTTTGGTTTTGTGTgtcttggaaaataaaataaatcaagaaaatatCAATAAATTTAAAACTCTTTATATGAACAGATggcattttaaagctttttgctTTGCACTAAGAAATCATTTGATCATGTGAAAGCCTAACCTTAGTTCTATAATATCAAAACAAGTGaaagctttgatttaaaaaatttattgtaTACACATTCTGACCATTTTGTACAGATCACTAGTTTTCCACACAATTCCACATACTAAAATATCGCAAATAGTTGTATTTCATCTGTTGTCTCAAGTGGCTGTGAAATAACTTAAGTGCATTACAGAAGCGTTATGCAGTGCTTTgcataggaaggaggggaaaaaagcctgttGAAGAGGTATTTCTCCTCTGTTAGTTTGAATGAGTTATTAGACATAGTATTTCAGGACATGTTTTGCCATCATTTCTCAGCTGGTTACTAGAGCTAGGGAAGTCTTAGACTTTTATAGATTGCCAGATATCACAGGCAGGACGAAAGATCACTCGCATGTCAGTTGTTGATTGCCTCTTGGGTGAAGCAGGGTCATTCCACCACGAGAACATCACCTGAACTGCCTCTCTTGCAGGCACCTGCTTACCTGTTCCAAAAACttcctgctttctgttttgtagaTTGTGgatttgggttggggtttttttaaacgtGTTTTGTAAACATGGCTCCTCTGGTATGTCTAAGAGGTGGATGTAGGAGCTTCTGAAACAGTCAGAAAGAATATAGGAAAAAATTAaagcttatttatttttgctattaGCTGTTAGTCTTCATTATGTCTAAGGTGCTTATCTTTCTATCTAAGCAGAAAGATAATTAGCAGCATAtgaaacagcagcaaaatttttaaaattaatgtcagGAGCCCTTTAGCATTTATACAAAAGAGGTTACTTCACTGAAACATTGCCAAGACATACATCCAAATATTACGTTAAAGTCTCTGGAGAACCAAAGTGTGCCGGAGTGGTTCTGTCTGAAGAAGAGTTCAGCCTGAGCAGATGCAGCAGTATCCCAGTGGGTAACATGGGCAGGTGTTTTTATTcttgtaaataaaacaaacatgcaaaaaaGTTATTGCAATGGTGCTGCGCAGCCTGCATCAGAGAGGCAATGTTTCTGATACTACTGAGCAACAATGGTGGCATTAAAGAGGGACTGGAAAGTGATCTGTTTTATTACTTGGTAGACTCTCCTGAGGACATCAAATTGTATCCTGATGGAAACTTACttatcacaaaatatttttcctaatagaaCAATAGTTATTTAGACTTAACCTCATCACAGTTGCTGTTTTAACCAAATACTGGAAGTAAGATGGCTGTTACCCAGCCACTGGCTGACTTGGCATTTACAGTCATGTTCAAAGCTAATTATTCTTTATAAACtagactgaaaaacagaagaaaacctcaGACTTTCCACATTTTTGCATCCTGAGCCCAGACATCTATAAAAGagtggggtttgttgttgttgttattgtaaGTCCTACTTATCTTTATTGTAAGTCGTACTTATCTTTAAAGGAGAGATACTTTTGCAgcaaaaaaaatgtaacaaatgGACATTTTCTCTAGTAATAACATATGAAAAGTTATTTGGGAGAGTTGTTTCTAAACAAGTAAGTTCTTGGGAAAGAACTGGGAGAGGGAAAACTAATTC encodes the following:
- the SPC25 gene encoding kinetochore protein Spc25; its protein translation is MANIKTEDEIMLFEREMKEFWTKLKAVYGTEQINQTLALRDSCKESIKALSEKWSKKLKEGDLMIDKIQEYSSEILQQSQRISENQEHLTEIKSNLNHEEEQKKDLTDSIQELKEELMKKKEIISSKTKAAKERVERLCKSKVLFEERLGLEIRRIHNEQLQFIFRHIDHKDPDKPYVFTLSINEQGDYEVTSCTPPLDCIAEFQLKVRETNNFSAFVANIRKAFTALSYKQSA